Proteins encoded within one genomic window of Arachis ipaensis cultivar K30076 chromosome B08, Araip1.1, whole genome shotgun sequence:
- the LOC107612658 gene encoding uncharacterized protein LOC107612658 isoform X1, with product MLKLLRSQNEVMALSSGIRKLLSGVKTNKSTPFDLNSMHYHCYQDVSNLQCYQNDFSKLEELTHLLANVDAINGKLVDTISSSTIFDDQIKQDMCTFKSLVRAVIGSPLVQHKMKHVLVSTMGTQNESFSPFSQAREREPLVIDNLAKVSNFLDVSAQQRKVVRFKVCPQATQHRILIGTLKEVLNNFKVDLDAFDSQGLDKDTIMGQQIVLTCLKFLTEAAVSNEPESTSWMRLSPSRDVNPSSSRKWEDVLEMFNDLIEYFRGETRLKLHVAKAEVMKEGLLQIKDILIDNSIGYKETRHQENLVRKKLSKTLGHSSRCLFTLLLYYLFGRVSDIEVDMAGGVYKSGSDNKNWLCMGRILTSDSEKMVGRGVKQLDRALGLFKFVWETAEMKGQLDLQGHLWCVGEHNRVLRYRGNTYFLHGICL from the exons ATGCTCAAACTGCTCAGAAGTCAAAACGAAG TAATGGCACTGTCTTCTGGAATTCGGAAGCTGCTTTCCGGTGTCAAAACTAACAAATCTACACCTTTTGACCTGAACTCAATGCATTATCACTGTTATCAAGATGTTTCCAACCTGCAATGCTATCAGAATGACTTTTCCAAGCTAGAAGAATTGACTCACCTTCTGGCGAATGTGGATGCAATCAATGGAAAACTTGTTGACACAATTAGTAGTTCAACCATTTTTGATGATCAGATTAAGCAAGATATGTGTACCTTCAAGTCTCTTGTCCGGGCCGTTATTGGATCTCCACTAGTTCAGCACAAAATGAAACATGTTCTGGTCTCCACTATGGGAACACAAAATGAATCATTTTCTCCTTTCAGTCAAGCAAGAGAAAGAGAACCTCTAGTGATtgataaccttgccaaagtgagCAACTTTCTTGATGTTTCTGCTCAACAAAGGAAGGTAGTTCGTTTCAAAGTGTGTCCACAGGCAACCCAGCACCGCATATTGATTGGTACACTCAAGGAAGTTCTGAATAATTTTAAAGTTGATTTGGATGCTTTTGATTCTCAAGGCTTAGACAAAGATACTATAATGGGTCAGCAAATTGTTCTTACCTGCCTGAAGTTTCTCACTGAAGCTGCTGTTTCTAATGAACCTGAATCCACTTCATGGATGAGGCTTTCACCTTCAAGAGATGTCAACCCCTCTAGTTCCCGGAAATGGGAAGATGTTCTTGAGATGTTCAATGATCTGATCGAGTATTTTAGAGGCGAAACAAGATTAAAGTTGCATGTAGCGAAGGCTGAAGTCATGAAAGAAGGGCTTTTGCAAATCAAGGACATTTTGATTGACAACAGTATTGGATACAAGGAAACCAGACACCAAGAAAACCTGGTGCGAAAGAAGCTTTCCAAAACATTGGGACACTCATCACGCTGCTTATTCACGCTATTATTATATTACCTCTTCGGAAGAGTCTCAGATATTGAAGTTGACATGGCTGGTGGAGTTTACAAGAGTGGAAGTGACAACAAGAATTGGTTGTGTATGGGAAGAATTTTGACTTCAGATAGTGAGAAGATGGTTGGGCGTGGTGTGAAGCAGTTGGACAGAGCACTTGGCCTTTTCAAGTTTGTATGGGAAACTGCTGAAATGAAAGGTCAGTTGGATCTTCAAGGCCATTTGTGGTGTGTTGGAGAACACAATAGGGTGCTTAGGTATAGAGGAAACACATACTTTCTTCATGGCATTTGCCTCTAA
- the LOC107612658 gene encoding uncharacterized protein LOC107612658 isoform X3 produces MLKLLRSQNEDVSNLQCYQNDFSKLEELTHLLANVDAINGKLVDTISSSTIFDDQIKQDMCTFKSLVRAVIGSPLVQHKMKHVLVSTMGTQNESFSPFSQAREREPLVIDNLAKVSNFLDVSAQQRKVVRFKVCPQATQHRILIGTLKEVLNNFKVDLDAFDSQGLDKDTIMGQQIVLTCLKFLTEAAVSNEPESTSWMRLSPSRDVNPSSSRKWEDVLEMFNDLIEYFRGETRLKLHVAKAEVMKEGLLQIKDILIDNSIGYKETRHQENLVRKKLSKTLGHSSRCLFTLLLYYLFGRVSDIEVDMAGGVYKSGSDNKNWLCMGRILTSDSEKMVGRGVKQLDRALGLFKFVWETAEMKGQLDLQGHLWCVGEHNRVLRYRGNTYFLHGICL; encoded by the exons ATGCTCAAACTGCTCAGAAGTCAAAACGAAG ATGTTTCCAACCTGCAATGCTATCAGAATGACTTTTCCAAGCTAGAAGAATTGACTCACCTTCTGGCGAATGTGGATGCAATCAATGGAAAACTTGTTGACACAATTAGTAGTTCAACCATTTTTGATGATCAGATTAAGCAAGATATGTGTACCTTCAAGTCTCTTGTCCGGGCCGTTATTGGATCTCCACTAGTTCAGCACAAAATGAAACATGTTCTGGTCTCCACTATGGGAACACAAAATGAATCATTTTCTCCTTTCAGTCAAGCAAGAGAAAGAGAACCTCTAGTGATtgataaccttgccaaagtgagCAACTTTCTTGATGTTTCTGCTCAACAAAGGAAGGTAGTTCGTTTCAAAGTGTGTCCACAGGCAACCCAGCACCGCATATTGATTGGTACACTCAAGGAAGTTCTGAATAATTTTAAAGTTGATTTGGATGCTTTTGATTCTCAAGGCTTAGACAAAGATACTATAATGGGTCAGCAAATTGTTCTTACCTGCCTGAAGTTTCTCACTGAAGCTGCTGTTTCTAATGAACCTGAATCCACTTCATGGATGAGGCTTTCACCTTCAAGAGATGTCAACCCCTCTAGTTCCCGGAAATGGGAAGATGTTCTTGAGATGTTCAATGATCTGATCGAGTATTTTAGAGGCGAAACAAGATTAAAGTTGCATGTAGCGAAGGCTGAAGTCATGAAAGAAGGGCTTTTGCAAATCAAGGACATTTTGATTGACAACAGTATTGGATACAAGGAAACCAGACACCAAGAAAACCTGGTGCGAAAGAAGCTTTCCAAAACATTGGGACACTCATCACGCTGCTTATTCACGCTATTATTATATTACCTCTTCGGAAGAGTCTCAGATATTGAAGTTGACATGGCTGGTGGAGTTTACAAGAGTGGAAGTGACAACAAGAATTGGTTGTGTATGGGAAGAATTTTGACTTCAGATAGTGAGAAGATGGTTGGGCGTGGTGTGAAGCAGTTGGACAGAGCACTTGGCCTTTTCAAGTTTGTATGGGAAACTGCTGAAATGAAAGGTCAGTTGGATCTTCAAGGCCATTTGTGGTGTGTTGGAGAACACAATAGGGTGCTTAGGTATAGAGGAAACACATACTTTCTTCATGGCATTTGCCTCTAA
- the LOC107612658 gene encoding uncharacterized protein LOC107612658 isoform X2 produces MALSSGIRKLLSGVKTNKSTPFDLNSMHYHCYQDVSNLQCYQNDFSKLEELTHLLANVDAINGKLVDTISSSTIFDDQIKQDMCTFKSLVRAVIGSPLVQHKMKHVLVSTMGTQNESFSPFSQAREREPLVIDNLAKVSNFLDVSAQQRKVVRFKVCPQATQHRILIGTLKEVLNNFKVDLDAFDSQGLDKDTIMGQQIVLTCLKFLTEAAVSNEPESTSWMRLSPSRDVNPSSSRKWEDVLEMFNDLIEYFRGETRLKLHVAKAEVMKEGLLQIKDILIDNSIGYKETRHQENLVRKKLSKTLGHSSRCLFTLLLYYLFGRVSDIEVDMAGGVYKSGSDNKNWLCMGRILTSDSEKMVGRGVKQLDRALGLFKFVWETAEMKGQLDLQGHLWCVGEHNRVLRYRGNTYFLHGICL; encoded by the coding sequence ATGGCACTGTCTTCTGGAATTCGGAAGCTGCTTTCCGGTGTCAAAACTAACAAATCTACACCTTTTGACCTGAACTCAATGCATTATCACTGTTATCAAGATGTTTCCAACCTGCAATGCTATCAGAATGACTTTTCCAAGCTAGAAGAATTGACTCACCTTCTGGCGAATGTGGATGCAATCAATGGAAAACTTGTTGACACAATTAGTAGTTCAACCATTTTTGATGATCAGATTAAGCAAGATATGTGTACCTTCAAGTCTCTTGTCCGGGCCGTTATTGGATCTCCACTAGTTCAGCACAAAATGAAACATGTTCTGGTCTCCACTATGGGAACACAAAATGAATCATTTTCTCCTTTCAGTCAAGCAAGAGAAAGAGAACCTCTAGTGATtgataaccttgccaaagtgagCAACTTTCTTGATGTTTCTGCTCAACAAAGGAAGGTAGTTCGTTTCAAAGTGTGTCCACAGGCAACCCAGCACCGCATATTGATTGGTACACTCAAGGAAGTTCTGAATAATTTTAAAGTTGATTTGGATGCTTTTGATTCTCAAGGCTTAGACAAAGATACTATAATGGGTCAGCAAATTGTTCTTACCTGCCTGAAGTTTCTCACTGAAGCTGCTGTTTCTAATGAACCTGAATCCACTTCATGGATGAGGCTTTCACCTTCAAGAGATGTCAACCCCTCTAGTTCCCGGAAATGGGAAGATGTTCTTGAGATGTTCAATGATCTGATCGAGTATTTTAGAGGCGAAACAAGATTAAAGTTGCATGTAGCGAAGGCTGAAGTCATGAAAGAAGGGCTTTTGCAAATCAAGGACATTTTGATTGACAACAGTATTGGATACAAGGAAACCAGACACCAAGAAAACCTGGTGCGAAAGAAGCTTTCCAAAACATTGGGACACTCATCACGCTGCTTATTCACGCTATTATTATATTACCTCTTCGGAAGAGTCTCAGATATTGAAGTTGACATGGCTGGTGGAGTTTACAAGAGTGGAAGTGACAACAAGAATTGGTTGTGTATGGGAAGAATTTTGACTTCAGATAGTGAGAAGATGGTTGGGCGTGGTGTGAAGCAGTTGGACAGAGCACTTGGCCTTTTCAAGTTTGTATGGGAAACTGCTGAAATGAAAGGTCAGTTGGATCTTCAAGGCCATTTGTGGTGTGTTGGAGAACACAATAGGGTGCTTAGGTATAGAGGAAACACATACTTTCTTCATGGCATTTGCCTCTAA